One stretch of Variovorax sp. TBS-050B DNA includes these proteins:
- the glmS gene encoding glutamine--fructose-6-phosphate transaminase (isomerizing) — translation MCGIVGAASHRNIVPVLVQGLQRLEYRGYDSCGVAVHAGGLTRARTTSRVADLETQVREDRVEGLTGIAHTRWATHGAPAVHNAHPHFSHGPGADAQGARPGRIALVHNGIIENHEPLRAALEAKGYVFESQTDTEVIAHLVDSLYDGDLFEAVKAAVLQLHGAYAIAVISRDEPQRVVGARAGSPLVLGAGKDGAGENFLASDAMALAGVTDQIVYLEEGDVVDLQPGKYWIVDRQHKPVQRTVRTVQAHSGAAELGPYRHYMQKEIFEQPRAIGDTLEGVVGIAPELFDGIGQDGATGASAHRVFKEIDKILILACGTSYYSGCTAKYWLEGIAKISTQVEIASEYRYRESVPDPKTLVVTISQSGETADTLAALKHARSLGMEQTLTICNVATSAMVRECKLAYITRAGVEIGVASTKAFTTQLAGLFLLTLALAQSKGRLSEADEARYLKEMRHLPVALQSVLALEPQIIGWAEDFARKDNALFLGRGLHYPIALEGALKLKEVTYIHAEAYAAGELKHGPLALVTSEMPVVAVAPNDTLLEKLKSNLQEVRARGGVLYVLADGDTQIKGSEGLHVIRMPEHYGALSPLLHVVPLQLLAYHTACARGTDVDKPRNLAKSVTVE, via the coding sequence ATGTGCGGCATCGTCGGCGCGGCATCCCATCGCAACATCGTCCCGGTCCTCGTCCAGGGCCTGCAGCGGCTCGAATACCGCGGCTATGACTCCTGCGGCGTGGCGGTGCACGCGGGCGGCCTCACGCGGGCGCGCACCACCTCGCGCGTGGCCGACCTCGAAACGCAGGTGCGCGAGGACCGCGTCGAGGGCCTGACCGGCATCGCCCACACGCGCTGGGCCACGCACGGCGCGCCCGCGGTGCACAACGCGCATCCGCACTTCAGCCACGGCCCCGGCGCCGATGCCCAGGGCGCGCGGCCGGGCCGCATCGCGCTCGTGCACAACGGCATCATCGAGAACCACGAGCCGCTGCGCGCCGCGCTCGAGGCCAAGGGCTACGTGTTCGAGAGCCAGACCGACACCGAGGTCATCGCCCACCTCGTCGACAGCCTCTACGACGGCGACCTGTTCGAGGCGGTCAAGGCCGCCGTGCTGCAGCTGCACGGTGCCTATGCCATCGCCGTGATCTCGCGCGACGAGCCGCAGCGCGTGGTGGGTGCGCGCGCCGGCTCGCCGCTGGTGCTGGGCGCGGGCAAGGACGGCGCCGGCGAGAACTTCCTCGCGAGCGATGCCATGGCGCTCGCGGGCGTGACCGACCAGATCGTCTACCTGGAGGAGGGCGACGTGGTCGATCTGCAGCCCGGCAAGTACTGGATCGTCGACCGCCAGCACAAGCCGGTGCAGCGCACCGTGCGCACCGTGCAGGCGCACAGCGGCGCGGCCGAGCTCGGCCCGTACCGGCACTACATGCAGAAGGAAATCTTCGAGCAGCCGCGCGCCATCGGCGACACGCTCGAGGGCGTGGTCGGCATCGCGCCCGAGCTGTTCGACGGCATCGGGCAGGACGGCGCCACCGGCGCCAGCGCGCACCGCGTCTTCAAGGAAATCGACAAGATCCTGATCCTCGCCTGCGGTACCAGCTACTACAGCGGCTGCACCGCCAAGTACTGGCTCGAAGGCATCGCGAAGATCTCGACCCAGGTCGAGATCGCGAGCGAGTACCGCTACCGCGAGTCCGTGCCCGACCCGAAGACGCTGGTGGTCACCATCAGCCAGTCGGGCGAGACCGCCGACACCCTGGCCGCGCTCAAGCATGCGCGCTCGCTCGGCATGGAACAGACGCTGACCATCTGCAACGTCGCCACCAGCGCGATGGTGCGCGAGTGCAAGCTCGCCTACATCACGCGCGCAGGCGTCGAGATCGGCGTGGCTTCGACCAAGGCCTTCACCACCCAGCTGGCCGGCCTGTTCCTGCTCACCCTCGCCCTCGCGCAGAGCAAGGGCCGCCTGAGCGAGGCCGACGAGGCGCGCTACCTCAAGGAGATGCGCCACCTGCCCGTCGCGCTGCAGTCGGTGCTCGCGCTCGAGCCGCAGATCATCGGCTGGGCCGAGGACTTCGCGCGCAAGGACAACGCCCTCTTCCTCGGCCGCGGCCTGCACTACCCGATCGCGCTCGAAGGCGCGCTCAAGCTCAAGGAAGTCACCTACATCCACGCCGAGGCCTACGCCGCCGGCGAACTCAAGCACGGCCCGCTCGCGCTCGTCACGAGCGAGATGCCGGTGGTGGCGGTGGCGCCCAACGACACCCTGCTCGAGAAGCTCAAGAGCAACCTGCAGGAAGTGCGCGCGCGCGGCGGCGTGCTCTACGTGCTCGCCGACGGCGACACCCAGATCAAGGGCAGCGAAGGCCTGCACGTGATCCGCATGCCCGAGCACTACGGCGCGCTGTCGCCGCTGCTGCACGTGGTGCCGCTGCAGCTGCTGGCGTATCACACGGCCTGCGCGCGCGGAACCGACGTGGACAAGCCGCGGAATCTGGCGAAGAGCGTGACGGTGGAGTAG
- a CDS encoding fumarylacetoacetate hydrolase family protein: MKLISYQYNGQDSFGAVIGDRVVDLGEIYGARAPDLKSFIAADLIADASTKIAAAKATLPFSEVKLQPVIPNPGKIFCIGLNYGEHIRETGKEVTEKPVIFLRLADSQLAHGEDIVRPRVSERLDYEGEIAIVIGKGGRHISEADSWSHIAGYSCYNDGSVRDWQLHTSQWGPGKNFWKTGAFGPWMVTADEIAPGRTMTLVTRLNGQEMQRTTTDKMVHSIPRQIAYISAFLPLAAGDVIVTGTPGGVGNKRTPQVFMKPGDVCEIEVDAIGVLRNGIRDE; encoded by the coding sequence ATGAAACTCATCAGCTATCAATACAACGGCCAAGACAGCTTCGGCGCCGTGATCGGCGACCGCGTGGTCGACCTGGGCGAGATCTACGGCGCACGGGCGCCGGACCTCAAGTCCTTCATCGCCGCAGACCTGATCGCGGACGCCTCGACGAAGATCGCGGCGGCGAAGGCCACACTGCCCTTCAGCGAAGTGAAGCTGCAGCCCGTCATCCCGAACCCCGGCAAGATCTTCTGCATCGGCCTGAACTACGGCGAGCACATCCGCGAAACAGGCAAGGAAGTGACCGAAAAGCCGGTGATCTTCCTGCGCCTGGCCGATTCGCAGCTGGCGCACGGCGAGGACATCGTGCGCCCCAGGGTGTCCGAGCGCCTGGACTACGAAGGCGAGATCGCCATCGTCATCGGCAAGGGGGGTCGGCACATCTCCGAGGCCGATTCGTGGTCGCACATCGCCGGCTACAGCTGCTACAACGATGGCTCGGTGCGGGACTGGCAGCTCCACACCTCGCAGTGGGGCCCTGGAAAGAACTTCTGGAAGACCGGCGCCTTCGGGCCCTGGATGGTCACCGCCGACGAGATCGCGCCCGGCCGGACGATGACGCTCGTCACGCGCCTGAACGGCCAGGAGATGCAGCGCACCACCACCGACAAGATGGTCCACAGCATTCCGCGCCAGATCGCCTACATCTCGGCTTTCCTTCCGCTGGCGGCGGGCGACGTCATCGTGACCGGCACGCCCGGTGGCGTGGGCAACAAGCGCACGCCGCAGGTCTTCATGAAGCCGGGTGACGTCTGCGAGATCGAGGTGGATGCCATCGGCGTGCTGCGCAACGGCATTCGCGACGAATGA
- a CDS encoding IclR family transcriptional regulator C-terminal domain-containing protein encodes MSESSTSSLERMLGVLDLFDDTHLMRTAEDIATALDVSLPTSYRYVRLLLQAGLLQRVEDSHYALGPRIIMLDHYIRRADPVLNAGLPVLRELVAATGFDCVLTSVFGVQVLDIYREMGSSPASLAYGRGRPRPLFLGAAPKVLLASFGSTQLKKVFASHHDELVRCGLPAEWPEFRRHYAAIRKAGHYVSKGELEPQLAAVAAPIPKSDGGAWAAISLVFDTSRLAIVDLEKMVHLITESAMRIGGRLG; translated from the coding sequence TTGTCAGAATCTTCAACCTCCAGCCTGGAGCGGATGCTCGGGGTGCTCGACCTCTTCGACGACACCCACCTGATGCGAACGGCGGAGGACATCGCCACCGCGCTGGACGTGTCGCTTCCCACCAGCTATCGCTATGTGCGGCTGCTGCTGCAGGCCGGGCTGCTGCAGCGCGTGGAGGACTCGCACTACGCGCTGGGGCCGCGCATCATCATGCTGGACCACTACATCCGGCGGGCCGATCCGGTGCTCAACGCAGGGCTCCCGGTGCTGCGCGAGCTGGTCGCGGCGACCGGCTTCGACTGCGTGCTGACCAGCGTCTTCGGCGTGCAGGTGCTCGACATCTACCGCGAGATGGGCAGTTCGCCGGCCAGCCTCGCCTATGGGCGCGGCCGGCCGAGGCCGCTGTTCCTGGGCGCCGCGCCCAAGGTGCTGCTCGCTTCGTTCGGCTCGACGCAACTGAAGAAGGTCTTTGCATCGCACCACGACGAGCTCGTGCGCTGCGGCCTTCCCGCGGAGTGGCCCGAGTTCCGCCGCCACTACGCGGCCATCCGCAAGGCGGGCCACTACGTCTCCAAGGGCGAGCTGGAGCCGCAACTGGCGGCGGTGGCGGCGCCCATCCCCAAGTCCGATGGCGGTGCATGGGCCGCCATCTCGCTGGTGTTCGATACCTCGCGTCTCGCGATCGTCGACCTTGAAAAGATGGTCCACCTGATCACCGAGTCCGCCATGCGCATCGGGGGTCGGCTGGGCTAG
- a CDS encoding bifunctional 3-(3-hydroxy-phenyl)propionate/3-hydroxycinnamic acid hydroxylase, producing MPERADAYDVVIVGLGPTGATLANLLGAAGRSVLVIEKEAGIFPLPRAIHFDGEVLRIFQAAGLREQVLAISRPGTQGMHFVNGASETMLIRGGSAAAGPHGCANNYYFHQPRLEAVLREGLARFPRVHVQLRHALTAVAQDAEAATVTYRSLESGQDHVARARYVVGCDGARSPVRQAIGSTMVDLGLRQPWLVFDVLLEQAVDLPPYTVQYCDPRRPMTYCNVVGERRRWEIMVLPDDDREALVQPDNLWRLVAPWVRPAQARLERAAIYTFQSVVADGWRDKRLFLAGDACHQTPPFLGQGMCAGIRDASNLAWKLDAVLAGRACDTLLETYESERKPHVRALIDLAVRLGNIIQTTDPALAAERDAKFAAGQPEVFELPPQLLGAGAFDPSTPDLAGRPFPQPQLDDGRLLDERLGRRSAVIGSRQVLDAAAPATASRWRHSEAVVIDAPDASLRDWLRSHDAAAVILRPDRYIVGVARSGADLDRISQYLPVAP from the coding sequence ATGCCTGAGCGCGCCGACGCCTACGACGTCGTCATCGTCGGCCTGGGCCCCACCGGAGCCACGCTGGCCAACCTGCTGGGCGCTGCCGGGCGTTCGGTGCTGGTGATCGAGAAGGAGGCAGGCATCTTTCCGCTGCCGCGGGCCATCCACTTCGATGGCGAAGTGCTGCGCATCTTCCAGGCGGCGGGACTGCGCGAGCAGGTACTGGCCATCTCGCGCCCCGGTACGCAGGGCATGCATTTCGTCAACGGCGCCAGCGAGACGATGCTCATCCGCGGCGGCTCCGCCGCCGCCGGCCCGCACGGCTGTGCCAACAACTACTACTTTCACCAGCCTCGGCTGGAAGCCGTGCTGCGCGAAGGCCTGGCGCGCTTCCCCCGGGTGCACGTGCAACTGCGCCACGCGTTGACGGCGGTGGCGCAGGACGCGGAGGCCGCCACCGTGACCTACCGTTCGCTGGAATCCGGGCAGGATCACGTCGCGCGCGCCCGCTACGTCGTGGGCTGCGACGGCGCACGCTCGCCGGTGCGCCAGGCCATCGGCAGCACGATGGTGGACCTGGGCCTGCGCCAGCCCTGGCTGGTGTTCGACGTGCTGCTCGAGCAGGCGGTGGACCTGCCCCCCTACACGGTGCAGTACTGCGACCCGCGCCGGCCGATGACCTACTGCAACGTGGTGGGCGAGCGCCGGCGCTGGGAGATCATGGTGCTGCCCGACGACGACCGCGAAGCGCTCGTGCAGCCCGACAACCTGTGGCGGCTGGTGGCCCCATGGGTGCGGCCGGCGCAGGCGCGCCTGGAGCGGGCGGCCATCTACACCTTCCAGTCGGTGGTGGCCGATGGCTGGCGCGACAAGCGCCTGTTCCTGGCCGGCGATGCCTGCCACCAGACGCCGCCCTTCCTCGGCCAAGGCATGTGCGCCGGCATCCGGGACGCATCGAATCTGGCGTGGAAGCTCGATGCGGTGCTGGCGGGACGCGCCTGCGACACGCTGCTCGAAACCTACGAGTCCGAGCGCAAGCCGCATGTGCGCGCGCTCATCGACCTGGCGGTGCGGCTGGGCAACATCATCCAGACCACCGACCCGGCACTGGCGGCCGAACGCGATGCGAAGTTCGCGGCCGGGCAGCCGGAGGTCTTCGAGTTGCCGCCGCAGCTGCTCGGCGCCGGCGCGTTCGACCCCAGCACGCCCGACCTGGCCGGGCGGCCCTTTCCCCAGCCGCAACTGGACGACGGACGCCTGCTCGACGAACGCCTCGGGCGCCGCAGCGCGGTGATCGGCAGCCGGCAGGTCCTCGACGCGGCAGCGCCTGCCACCGCATCGCGCTGGCGGCACAGCGAGGCCGTCGTCATCGATGCGCCCGATGCGAGCCTGCGCGACTGGCTGCGCTCGCACGACGCCGCTGCCGTGATACTTCGCCCTGACCGCTATATCGTCGGCGTGGCGCGCTCGGGGGCTGATCTGGATCGCATTTCGCAATACCTCCCCGTCGCGCCATGA
- a CDS encoding VOC family protein, whose amino-acid sequence MQIDHPSDLRFSHIGLYVTDLPRMARFYKAALRFTQTDEGALGPVQLVFLSRDPGEHHQLVLATGRPADMAFNVVNQISFRVPDLQALRRFHDRLLTEGATDMHPVTHGNAISVYCRDPEGNRLELFMDTPWYCDQPLREPVDLAQPDEAILAQAEAIAKRLPRFMGRAQWQAEIARRMQEDQNA is encoded by the coding sequence ATGCAAATTGATCATCCCTCGGACCTGCGGTTCAGCCACATCGGCCTGTACGTCACGGATCTGCCGCGCATGGCGCGCTTCTACAAGGCGGCGCTGCGCTTCACCCAGACCGACGAAGGCGCGCTGGGCCCCGTGCAGCTGGTCTTCCTGAGCCGCGATCCGGGCGAGCACCATCAATTGGTCCTGGCCACCGGCCGGCCGGCCGACATGGCCTTCAACGTCGTCAACCAGATCTCCTTCCGGGTGCCCGACCTGCAGGCTCTGCGCCGCTTCCACGACCGGTTGCTGACCGAGGGCGCGACGGACATGCACCCCGTGACGCACGGCAACGCCATCTCGGTGTACTGCCGCGACCCGGAGGGAAACCGGCTGGAGCTGTTCATGGACACGCCCTGGTACTGCGACCAGCCGCTGCGCGAGCCGGTCGACCTGGCGCAACCGGACGAGGCCATCCTGGCGCAGGCGGAGGCCATCGCGAAGCGGCTGCCCAGGTTCATGGGCCGCGCGCAATGGCAGGCCGAGATCGCGCGCCGCATGCAGGAGGACCAGAATGCCTGA
- a CDS encoding tripartite tricarboxylate transporter substrate binding protein — protein sequence MTFFRRLFCHSAALAAAVGIAWPMGDAAAQIAYPTKPVRIVAPFPAGSGPDANARELASELTKILGQPFYVENRPGASNIIGTEVAAKAPNDGYTLYIGTTSSLSVVPHLYAKPPFNAERDFAPISLMGVLNTGLIATPGTPARDARELIAQLKARPDSVTVATQGIGSYSHLSAVWFNRAAGVQSSLVPYNSNSPYADLLAGQIQLMFDGLPAAATNVQAGKLRLLGITGKERHPSFPNVPTFAEQGLPDYTPIAWQGLLAPAGSSPAILEKLSGAMGKVCQSQELAKRWRDYGGELRCNTPAEFTAFINADRAMWGKVIRAAGIKLDQAPN from the coding sequence ATGACGTTCTTCAGAAGACTCTTCTGTCATTCCGCCGCGCTGGCTGCGGCCGTCGGGATCGCATGGCCCATGGGCGATGCGGCCGCCCAGATCGCCTACCCCACCAAGCCGGTGCGGATCGTTGCCCCCTTCCCCGCGGGCAGCGGCCCGGACGCCAATGCGCGGGAACTGGCGAGCGAACTCACGAAGATCCTTGGACAGCCGTTCTATGTGGAGAACCGCCCGGGCGCCTCGAACATCATCGGAACGGAAGTCGCCGCCAAGGCACCGAACGATGGCTACACGCTGTACATCGGCACCACCAGTTCGCTGTCGGTGGTGCCGCACCTCTACGCCAAGCCGCCCTTCAACGCGGAGCGCGACTTCGCACCCATCAGCCTGATGGGCGTGCTCAACACGGGCCTCATCGCCACCCCGGGCACCCCGGCCCGGGATGCCAGGGAACTGATCGCGCAGCTCAAGGCCAGGCCGGATTCCGTCACCGTGGCCACCCAGGGCATCGGCAGCTACTCGCATCTTTCGGCGGTGTGGTTCAACCGGGCGGCGGGCGTTCAGTCCAGCCTCGTTCCCTACAACAGCAACAGTCCCTATGCAGACCTGCTGGCCGGGCAGATCCAGCTCATGTTCGACGGGCTGCCCGCCGCGGCCACCAACGTTCAGGCGGGCAAGCTCCGGCTGCTGGGCATCACGGGCAAGGAGCGCCATCCCAGCTTCCCCAACGTTCCGACCTTCGCGGAGCAGGGGCTTCCCGACTACACGCCGATCGCCTGGCAGGGCTTGCTGGCGCCGGCCGGGAGTTCGCCCGCCATCCTCGAGAAGCTGAGCGGCGCGATGGGCAAGGTCTGCCAGTCGCAGGAACTGGCCAAGAGGTGGCGTGACTACGGCGGCGAGCTGCGCTGCAACACACCCGCGGAGTTCACCGCGTTCATCAACGCCGACCGCGCCATGTGGGGCAAGGTGATCCGGGCTGCCGGGATCAAGCTCGACCAAGCTCCGAACTGA
- a CDS encoding methyl-accepting chemotaxis protein, translating to MRHLKIGTRLGMGFTLLLLLLLAIGAIGLQQMGRLSDEIRIVNEVAGGKLYALNRVRFAIGTRAIAARNLALVSDAQLQKKDLELVRSSQSEIDEGMKSLAAILKDPRSGAVEEEERLLAQLQALEAQYLVIAGKVVSLATGGKTEEAVRALTQECMPLLTRVIAHVGSFEQALKEGADRTAVEAAQAYQTARWLMLVLSGLSLALGIGIALWLTRSITRPLNEAVRVAQSVAAGNLGTQVTATSRDEAGLLMQALHEMNTSLSRLVGEVHRGAASIGEASAQISAGNRDLSSRTEHQASSLEQTAASMEELTSTVKQNAENARQANQLAVSASSVAAEGGTIVSQVIDTMAAIDGSSKKIVDIIGVIDGIAFQTNILALNAAVEAARAGEQGRGFAVVASEVRSLAQRSAAAAKEIKDLIGDSVGRVEAGSALVDQAGRTMREIVASVQRVTEIIGQITVASREQTDGIEQVNQAIAQIDQVTQQNAALVQQAGAAAGSLQAQAGGLSQAVSVFRL from the coding sequence ATGCGACACCTCAAGATCGGCACCCGTCTCGGGATGGGCTTCACACTGCTGCTGCTCCTTTTGCTCGCCATCGGCGCGATCGGCCTGCAGCAGATGGGCAGGCTCTCGGACGAGATCCGCATCGTCAACGAGGTGGCCGGCGGCAAGCTCTACGCGCTCAACCGGGTCCGCTTCGCGATCGGCACGCGGGCGATCGCGGCGCGCAATCTGGCGCTGGTGAGCGATGCGCAGTTGCAGAAGAAGGACCTCGAACTGGTGCGGTCCTCGCAGTCGGAGATCGACGAGGGCATGAAGTCGCTCGCCGCGATCCTGAAAGACCCGCGCTCGGGCGCCGTGGAAGAAGAGGAGCGCCTGCTCGCGCAGCTGCAGGCGCTCGAGGCGCAGTACCTGGTGATCGCGGGCAAGGTGGTGTCGCTCGCGACCGGCGGCAAGACCGAAGAGGCCGTGCGTGCGCTGACGCAGGAATGCATGCCGCTCCTGACGCGCGTGATCGCGCATGTGGGCAGCTTCGAGCAAGCGCTCAAGGAGGGGGCCGACCGCACCGCGGTCGAGGCAGCGCAGGCCTACCAGACGGCGCGCTGGCTGATGCTGGTGCTGAGCGGCCTCTCGCTGGCGCTGGGCATCGGCATCGCGCTGTGGCTGACCCGTTCGATCACGCGGCCGCTCAACGAGGCGGTGCGCGTGGCGCAGTCGGTCGCCGCGGGCAACCTCGGCACGCAGGTGACGGCCACCAGCCGCGACGAGGCCGGCCTGCTGATGCAGGCGCTGCACGAGATGAACACCAGCCTCTCGCGGCTCGTGGGCGAGGTGCATCGCGGCGCGGCGAGCATCGGCGAAGCATCGGCGCAGATTTCCGCGGGCAACCGCGACCTCTCCTCGCGCACCGAGCATCAGGCGAGCTCGCTCGAACAGACCGCGGCGTCGATGGAGGAGCTCACCTCCACCGTCAAGCAGAACGCGGAGAACGCCCGCCAGGCCAACCAGCTCGCGGTGTCCGCGTCGTCGGTGGCGGCAGAGGGCGGCACGATCGTCAGCCAGGTGATCGACACCATGGCGGCCATCGACGGCTCGTCGAAGAAGATCGTCGACATCATCGGCGTGATCGACGGCATCGCGTTTCAGACCAACATCCTCGCGCTCAATGCGGCGGTCGAGGCGGCGCGCGCCGGCGAGCAGGGCCGCGGCTTCGCGGTGGTGGCCTCGGAGGTGCGCAGCCTGGCGCAGCGCTCGGCCGCGGCGGCCAAGGAGATCAAGGACCTGATCGGCGACTCGGTCGGTCGCGTGGAGGCGGGCAGTGCGCTGGTGGACCAGGCCGGCCGCACGATGCGCGAGATCGTGGCGAGCGTGCAGCGCGTCACCGAGATCATCGGCCAGATCACCGTCGCGAGCCGCGAGCAGACCGACGGCATCGAGCAGGTGAACCAGGCGATCGCGCAGATCGACCAGGTCACGCAGCAGAACGCCGCGCTGGTGCAGCAGGCGGGCGCCGCGGCGGGTTCGCTGCAGGCGCAGGCCGGCGGCCTCTCGCAGGCGGTGAGCGTGTTCAGGCTCTGA
- a CDS encoding four-helix bundle copper-binding protein: MPHESYAACIEACNRCATACNHCAAACLQEEDVGMMARCIALDMDCAAACQFAAAAMARGSGFAKAVCALCADVCEACAQECGKHRHDHCQACAKACSDCAQACRAMAG; encoded by the coding sequence ATGCCCCACGAAAGCTACGCCGCCTGCATCGAAGCCTGCAATCGCTGCGCCACCGCGTGCAACCACTGTGCCGCGGCCTGCCTGCAGGAAGAGGACGTCGGCATGATGGCGCGCTGCATCGCGCTCGACATGGACTGCGCGGCCGCATGCCAGTTCGCCGCCGCCGCCATGGCGCGCGGCAGCGGGTTTGCCAAGGCCGTCTGCGCGCTGTGCGCGGACGTCTGCGAAGCCTGCGCGCAGGAATGCGGCAAGCATCGCCACGATCACTGCCAGGCCTGCGCCAAGGCGTGCAGCGACTGCGCGCAGGCTTGCCGCGCGATGGCGGGCTGA
- a CDS encoding zinc-dependent alcohol dehydrogenase, with product MLAMNYRGPYRIRAVQKQEPEIEHPGDAIVRVTRSCICGSDLHLYHGLVPDTRIGSTFGHEFTGVVEAVGPAVQHLKPGDHVLVPFNIFCGSCYFCQKELYSNCHATNPEATAVGGIFGYSHTAGGYDGGQAEYVRVPMADVGPTVIPADMHLDDAVLLTDALPTGYQAAEMGGIDEGDTVVIFGAGPIGIFAAKSAWLLGAGRVIVVDHLEYRLDFVRTYAQCETIDFKQVGDMAMHIKKITDGLGADVCIDCVGCEAAGNFAQTLLGIKLKLQGGAATVLHWCINSVRKGGTVSIVGVYGPTFNAIPIGNAVNKGLTLRMNQASVKRHLPRLIEHIQAGRIEPRRVITHHVDLADVADAYHLFSSKLDNCIKTVLIPPGAPRVATATAAMQ from the coding sequence ATGCTGGCAATGAACTACCGCGGTCCGTACCGCATCCGCGCCGTGCAGAAGCAGGAGCCCGAGATCGAGCATCCCGGCGATGCGATCGTGCGGGTCACGCGCTCGTGCATCTGCGGCTCGGACCTGCACCTCTACCACGGCTTGGTGCCCGACACCCGCATCGGCTCGACCTTCGGCCACGAGTTCACCGGCGTGGTGGAAGCGGTCGGCCCGGCCGTGCAGCACCTGAAACCGGGCGACCACGTGCTGGTGCCCTTCAACATCTTCTGCGGCAGCTGCTACTTCTGCCAGAAGGAGCTCTACAGCAACTGCCACGCGACCAACCCCGAGGCCACCGCGGTGGGCGGCATCTTCGGCTATTCGCACACCGCGGGCGGCTACGACGGCGGTCAGGCCGAGTACGTGCGCGTGCCGATGGCCGACGTGGGGCCCACGGTCATCCCGGCCGACATGCACCTGGACGACGCGGTGCTGCTCACCGACGCGCTGCCCACCGGCTACCAGGCCGCCGAGATGGGCGGCATCGACGAGGGCGACACGGTGGTGATCTTCGGCGCGGGCCCGATCGGCATCTTCGCGGCCAAGTCCGCGTGGCTGCTGGGCGCGGGCCGCGTGATCGTGGTGGACCACCTCGAATACCGGCTGGACTTCGTGCGCACCTACGCGCAGTGCGAGACCATCGACTTCAAGCAGGTCGGCGACATGGCGATGCACATCAAGAAGATCACCGACGGCCTGGGCGCCGACGTGTGCATCGACTGCGTGGGCTGCGAGGCCGCGGGCAACTTCGCGCAGACGCTGCTGGGCATCAAGCTCAAGCTGCAGGGCGGCGCGGCGACGGTGCTGCACTGGTGCATCAACTCGGTCCGCAAGGGCGGCACGGTGTCGATCGTGGGCGTCTACGGGCCGACCTTCAACGCCATTCCGATCGGCAACGCGGTCAACAAGGGACTCACGCTGCGCATGAACCAGGCCAGCGTGAAGCGGCACCTGCCGCGTCTCATCGAGCACATCCAGGCCGGGCGCATCGAGCCGCGCCGCGTGATCACGCACCACGTCGACCTGGCGGACGTGGCCGACGCCTACCACCTGTTCTCGAGCAAGCTCGACAACTGCATCAAGACCGTGCTGATCCCGCCCGGCGCGCCGCGCGTCGCGACGGCGACCGCGGCCATGCAATGA